The following proteins come from a genomic window of Streptomyces sp. GS7:
- a CDS encoding TetR/AcrR family transcriptional regulator, with product MGAERSEWLDQGLTLLAEQGAPAVTLDRLCERMGMSKGAFYHHFGSMPKYRTRLLDHFEAKCTTAIINGVEASDTLPARERLARLLTEVTKDAGPPLEIAMRAWAKQDPEAARVQERVDATRIGYLRDLCEQAGHGRPDQVAKMLYLMLVGAEHLTPPLPKSELRGMYELLMPLLDRSAS from the coding sequence GTGGGTGCGGAGAGGTCGGAGTGGCTGGATCAGGGCTTGACGCTACTGGCAGAGCAAGGTGCGCCAGCGGTGACACTGGATCGGCTGTGTGAGCGCATGGGCATGTCGAAGGGCGCCTTTTACCACCACTTCGGCTCAATGCCGAAGTATCGGACCCGATTGCTCGACCACTTCGAGGCCAAGTGCACCACGGCGATCATCAATGGAGTTGAAGCGTCCGACACGCTTCCAGCGCGGGAGCGGCTGGCCAGGCTTCTGACGGAGGTGACCAAGGACGCCGGCCCGCCGCTGGAGATCGCGATGCGGGCCTGGGCGAAGCAGGATCCCGAGGCGGCGCGGGTGCAGGAGCGTGTCGACGCAACCCGCATCGGATATCTGCGGGATCTGTGCGAACAGGCCGGCCATGGCAGACCGGATCAAGTGGCCAAGATGCTCTATCTGATGTTGGTCGGGGCGGAGCACCTCACGCCCCCGCTCCCGAAGTCAGAGCTGCGCGGCATGTACGAGCTGCTGATGCCGCTCCTGGACCGGTCGGCCTCCTGA
- a CDS encoding nuclear transport factor 2 family protein, giving the protein MNSNTVHADASELAHEWVDAYNDQDFDRFGALYTDDVAYTVRAYQLAFNGRDAFVGHIQEYAAAVPDRKLTLKRIIADGDDIALETDFAGTSSGAVPALPPAGEPVTASFCTVLQLRGGKIASQDDYVGGQ; this is encoded by the coding sequence ATGAACAGCAACACGGTTCACGCGGACGCCAGCGAACTCGCACACGAGTGGGTAGACGCCTACAACGACCAGGACTTCGACCGGTTCGGGGCGCTGTACACCGACGACGTCGCCTACACCGTCAGGGCCTACCAACTCGCCTTCAACGGCCGGGATGCCTTCGTGGGCCACATCCAGGAGTACGCGGCCGCCGTCCCCGACCGCAAGCTGACCCTCAAGCGCATCATCGCCGACGGGGACGACATCGCCCTCGAAACCGACTTCGCGGGGACCAGCTCCGGGGCCGTGCCGGCCCTTCCTCCGGCCGGGGAGCCGGTCACCGCCAGCTTCTGCACGGTCCTGCAACTGCGCGGCGGCAAGATCGCCTCGCAGGACGACTACGTCGGCGGGCAGTGA
- a CDS encoding nuclear transport factor 2 family protein, with amino-acid sequence MDADSRTRAAIEEHWRASERGSTEAEHAIYATDAILDYPQSGERFRGRAAISAQRGGHPAERHFAVQRITGHANLWVSECVITYGGVPSYSVSIMEFADQHVVHETQYFADPFGVPAWRAALAEPMPGRTIAGA; translated from the coding sequence ATGGATGCTGACTCCCGAACCAGGGCCGCGATCGAGGAGCATTGGCGGGCCTCGGAACGCGGGAGCACCGAAGCCGAGCACGCCATCTACGCCACGGACGCGATCCTGGACTACCCGCAGTCAGGCGAGCGGTTCCGGGGCCGAGCGGCAATCTCGGCGCAGCGCGGCGGGCACCCGGCCGAGCGGCACTTCGCCGTCCAGCGGATCACTGGCCATGCGAATCTGTGGGTGAGTGAATGCGTCATCACCTACGGCGGTGTGCCTTCGTATTCGGTGAGCATCATGGAATTCGCTGACCAGCACGTGGTGCACGAGACGCAGTACTTCGCCGACCCCTTCGGCGTGCCGGCCTGGCGGGCCGCGCTCGCGGAGCCGATGCCGGGCCGGACCATTGCCGGAGCCTGA
- a CDS encoding macrolide family glycosyltransferase, whose amino-acid sequence MIGTPMVSQVLPSLEIIRELVARGHRVTYANGEHAVELIAHTGAELVRLPSTLTVAHQDWPQDLIASASLFLDEAMAVLPQLHAAYDDSPADLYLYDIGAYAGRALAEAQGRGLVQLSPTLVAWEGAREEIGAAFAGLPGGSAHRARFAAWLARCGAVTTNVEEFAGHPRRVLAMIPRAMQPHADRVDTKAVTFVGPCFGAGEEQDGWTRPAGAQKVLLVSLVGSAHLGPREIYQQCVAAFADLPGWHVVLHIGSDSGPTELPQRIPPNFEVRPGTAPLTILERADACVTHTGMGSSSACLYAGVPMIAVPHGAEQCLYADRLVELGVARRINTADLTAAALRTALMELIGDPHSAARSAWLWAEVRAEGGTRRAADLIEEQLAKERVG is encoded by the coding sequence ATGATTGGCACGCCTATGGTCAGCCAGGTGCTGCCCAGCCTGGAGATCATCCGTGAGTTGGTGGCCCGCGGCCATCGCGTGACGTACGCCAACGGTGAGCACGCCGTCGAGCTGATCGCCCACACCGGCGCCGAGCTGGTCCGCTTGCCCTCAACGCTGACGGTCGCCCACCAGGACTGGCCGCAGGACCTCATCGCCTCCGCCTCCCTCTTCCTCGACGAGGCGATGGCCGTTCTCCCACAGTTGCACGCCGCGTACGACGATTCCCCAGCCGACCTCTATCTCTACGACATCGGCGCGTACGCGGGCCGCGCGCTGGCCGAGGCGCAGGGCCGCGGCCTCGTCCAGCTGTCACCGACGCTTGTGGCCTGGGAGGGTGCCCGGGAGGAGATCGGCGCGGCGTTTGCCGGGCTGCCCGGAGGTTCCGCCCACCGAGCGCGGTTCGCCGCCTGGCTGGCCCGATGCGGCGCGGTGACCACGAACGTCGAGGAGTTCGCCGGCCACCCGCGGCGAGTGCTGGCCATGATCCCGCGCGCCATGCAGCCACATGCAGACCGGGTCGACACCAAGGCGGTGACGTTCGTCGGCCCGTGCTTCGGTGCCGGTGAGGAGCAGGACGGCTGGACGCGGCCGGCCGGTGCGCAGAAGGTACTGCTGGTGTCGCTGGTCGGCTCGGCGCACCTCGGGCCGCGGGAGATCTACCAGCAGTGTGTCGCGGCCTTCGCGGATCTTCCGGGCTGGCATGTGGTGCTCCACATCGGCAGTGACAGCGGTCCGACCGAGCTGCCGCAACGGATTCCTCCCAACTTCGAAGTACGGCCGGGTACAGCGCCGTTGACGATTCTTGAGCGCGCGGACGCATGCGTGACGCACACCGGCATGGGCAGCAGCAGTGCGTGCCTGTATGCCGGTGTGCCGATGATCGCAGTACCGCACGGCGCCGAGCAGTGCCTCTACGCCGACCGGCTGGTCGAGCTGGGCGTTGCCCGCCGGATCAACACCGCGGACCTCACGGCGGCGGCGCTGCGTACGGCCCTGATGGAACTCATCGGCGATCCACACAGTGCCGCGCGCTCGGCCTGGCTGTGGGCCGAGGTGCGCGCCGAGGGCGGCACCCGCCGGGCCGCGGATCTGATCGAGGAGCAACTGGCAAAGGAACGAGTGGGCTGA
- a CDS encoding ABC transporter substrate-binding protein produces the protein MHMIDLAYVGRGPHEELVTYIADQQDFYADEGVHVALRDGCTWDAERLRRGAVIGLGRTLLSRMNDGIPWVALNVNTARPLFWFLARSGLASLADLAGQRLAVTPPHTGPGVFTRIILRQAGLDPDRDVQSIVRWPGDYSMDLRRLRNGSIDAAVVGDTMAPEAIAAELGWQLLAFVGDHFQIPTVGVAVDPTYTDPEDPAVQAVVRAHRRALQAIHNDPDTTVRYLQTFLGRHTADEVRAHYEKFIAPHFTTDGQTDLAAADTAITTVAAELGVPATFTAAEFYRIV, from the coding sequence ATGCACATGATCGATCTCGCCTACGTCGGGCGGGGCCCGCACGAGGAACTGGTCACCTACATCGCTGACCAGCAGGACTTCTACGCCGACGAGGGCGTCCACGTCGCACTGCGCGACGGCTGCACCTGGGACGCGGAGCGGCTGCGCCGCGGCGCAGTCATCGGACTTGGCCGGACATTGCTGTCCCGAATGAACGATGGCATCCCCTGGGTCGCGCTGAATGTCAACACCGCCCGCCCGCTGTTCTGGTTCCTCGCCCGTTCCGGTCTGGCCTCCCTGGCCGACCTGGCCGGCCAACGGCTGGCGGTAACCCCTCCTCACACCGGCCCCGGGGTTTTCACCCGGATCATTCTGCGCCAGGCCGGTCTCGACCCGGACCGCGACGTGCAGAGCATCGTCCGCTGGCCCGGCGACTACAGCATGGACCTGCGCCGGCTGCGCAACGGGAGTATCGACGCCGCCGTGGTCGGTGACACCATGGCACCGGAGGCGATCGCCGCCGAGCTCGGCTGGCAGTTGCTGGCCTTTGTCGGCGACCACTTCCAGATTCCCACCGTAGGCGTGGCTGTCGACCCCACCTACACCGACCCGGAGGACCCCGCGGTCCAGGCGGTCGTACGAGCCCACCGGCGCGCCCTGCAGGCGATCCACAACGACCCCGACACCACGGTGCGGTACTTGCAGACCTTCCTCGGCCGACACACCGCAGACGAAGTCCGAGCGCACTACGAGAAGTTCATCGCACCGCATTTCACCACCGACGGCCAAACCGACCTCGCCGCCGCAGACACCGCGATCACCACGGTCGCCGCTGAACTCGGCGTCCCCGCCACCTTCACCGCAGCCGAGTTCTACCGCATCGTTTAG
- a CDS encoding DUF6463 family protein, which produces MNASARPESRTSNARGLRLWVPRLMLTAAAVHMMVGVIASYSHWSGIVSDGLWNTVRNDNYTRMTALWFMISGVAFFGLGLLSRRVVIAIGAMPVETGWILLALGIPVAVLEPVSGGWSLIAIGVLAVVASRRDSGVTDFERSGGRRAGGTVAPGTAPLNTSPSE; this is translated from the coding sequence ATGAACGCCTCCGCACGCCCCGAATCCCGCACATCCAACGCCAGAGGTCTCCGCCTCTGGGTTCCCCGCCTGATGCTCACTGCCGCAGCAGTGCACATGATGGTGGGCGTCATCGCCTCGTACTCGCACTGGAGCGGCATCGTCTCCGACGGACTGTGGAATACCGTCCGCAACGACAACTACACCCGCATGACGGCCCTTTGGTTCATGATCAGCGGAGTTGCCTTCTTCGGCCTTGGCCTCCTTTCCAGGAGGGTCGTGATCGCCATAGGCGCGATGCCCGTGGAGACCGGATGGATCCTGCTAGCACTCGGAATCCCGGTGGCAGTGCTGGAACCGGTCTCAGGCGGCTGGTCACTGATTGCCATCGGCGTGCTGGCGGTGGTGGCGTCGCGGCGCGACAGTGGCGTGACGGACTTCGAACGATCGGGCGGTCGACGAGCGGGAGGGACGGTCGCTCCAGGCACGGCCCCACTGAACACCTCACCCTCTGAATAA
- a CDS encoding NAD(P)H-binding protein — protein MAEKNHATVAVTGVTGALGGRIAARLAGHGVPQLLVGRSPDRMPELPGAQRRGPAAYADADAMRKALEGASTLILVSGHRTGRRLEEHATAVEAAIAVGVDRVLYVSLVGAAPAATYTNARDQWLTEQFLAGAGIRHTVLRAGFYTSTPAALANEEFVVSGPASTGRAAFVTHEDIADVITAVALDEGPCSEHDGATLEITGPEALTLDEAVTRIAAATGRPYRFEPETLEDAFTRRWRLGMSGEQIETWISWYQAIERGEISVVTDVVPRLTGSPATPISDAAWWPAPKTARGTR, from the coding sequence ATGGCTGAGAAGAACCATGCCACGGTGGCAGTCACCGGGGTGACTGGGGCGCTGGGCGGCCGCATCGCGGCCCGACTCGCGGGCCACGGCGTCCCCCAGCTCCTCGTCGGACGCAGCCCCGATCGCATGCCCGAACTGCCAGGCGCCCAGCGGCGCGGTCCGGCCGCCTACGCCGATGCCGACGCCATGCGCAAGGCGCTCGAGGGCGCGTCGACCCTCATCCTGGTCTCCGGACACCGCACAGGGCGCCGGCTGGAGGAACACGCCACCGCAGTCGAGGCCGCGATCGCGGTCGGCGTGGACCGGGTCCTGTACGTATCTCTCGTCGGCGCAGCGCCCGCCGCCACCTACACCAACGCCCGCGACCAGTGGCTGACCGAACAGTTCCTGGCAGGGGCCGGGATCCGCCACACGGTGCTCCGGGCGGGCTTCTACACCTCGACGCCGGCCGCCCTCGCCAACGAGGAGTTCGTCGTGAGCGGCCCCGCGAGCACCGGCCGGGCCGCCTTCGTCACCCACGAGGACATCGCCGACGTGATCACGGCCGTCGCCCTCGACGAGGGTCCCTGCTCCGAGCACGACGGCGCGACCCTTGAGATCACGGGGCCCGAGGCCCTGACCCTCGACGAAGCGGTCACCAGGATCGCCGCAGCCACCGGCCGGCCCTACCGCTTCGAACCCGAGACCCTCGAGGACGCCTTCACACGGCGATGGCGACTGGGCATGAGCGGGGAACAGATCGAGACCTGGATCTCGTGGTACCAGGCGATCGAGAGGGGCGAGATTTCCGTGGTCACCGATGTCGTCCCCCGGCTCACCGGCTCACCAGCGACCCCGATCTCGGACGCAGCCTGGTGGCCCGCGCCGAAGACAGCGCGCGGTACCCGCTAA
- a CDS encoding DUF2795 domain-containing protein, with protein sequence MFTFEQVLKTVLAGLNFPAKKEQIIAACKKNAGDQKTLDALDKSLKDGQEYKNIREINNAMANTMMGR encoded by the coding sequence ATGTTCACCTTCGAGCAAGTCCTGAAGACTGTTCTGGCCGGATTGAACTTCCCGGCCAAGAAGGAGCAGATCATCGCTGCGTGCAAGAAAAACGCAGGCGACCAGAAGACTCTGGACGCATTGGACAAATCCCTCAAGGACGGCCAAGAGTACAAGAACATCAGAGAGATCAACAATGCCATGGCGAACACAATGATGGGGAGATAG
- a CDS encoding muconolactone Delta-isomerase family protein translates to MKEFLVELTASVPEGTDQAEVDRRRAAEAVRAKELAAEGHLFRLWRPVGEDRVIGVWRADDEAELREKVLGSLPLWPWATAVITALQPHPNDPDLTG, encoded by the coding sequence ATGAAGGAGTTCCTGGTCGAGCTGACCGCCAGTGTGCCCGAGGGGACCGACCAAGCAGAAGTCGACCGGCGCCGCGCCGCCGAAGCTGTGCGAGCCAAGGAGCTCGCCGCCGAAGGTCACTTGTTCCGGCTGTGGCGCCCGGTCGGGGAGGATCGTGTCATCGGCGTGTGGCGCGCCGACGACGAGGCGGAGTTGCGTGAGAAGGTCCTCGGAAGCCTGCCCTTGTGGCCTTGGGCGACGGCGGTGATCACCGCCCTGCAGCCGCACCCCAACGATCCGGACCTGACCGGATGA
- a CDS encoding helix-turn-helix domain-containing protein, translating to MPGRRLTRADRQQIAAGLAQRLSYADIARRLNRPASTVSREVARNGGPARYRAELAQLATTHRAQRRPQPPAPVQRTIEHLGPDPDATAAFVTDLTTALVETGLPRTAARVMACLFASETGSRTAIEMAQHLQVSAATISHAVRLLERQDLIRRGRDDGGRRHRYFLDDKAGLRTVAASVAANQRLAATALRGAELFGAGTAAGSRLTLAGRFLERLGDDLIRSAEKHWRDMVGDRSDEYTLTSHAE from the coding sequence ATGCCAGGACGCAGGCTGACCAGAGCCGACCGGCAACAGATCGCCGCGGGGTTGGCGCAGCGCCTGAGTTACGCCGACATCGCCAGACGCCTGAACCGTCCCGCCTCGACGGTGAGTCGCGAGGTCGCGCGCAACGGCGGACCTGCCCGGTACCGCGCGGAACTGGCACAGCTCGCGACCACCCACCGAGCCCAGCGCCGGCCGCAGCCCCCCGCCCCGGTGCAGCGGACCATCGAGCATCTCGGCCCCGACCCCGACGCAACGGCCGCGTTCGTCACCGACCTCACCACAGCACTTGTCGAAACCGGCCTCCCGCGCACCGCCGCCCGCGTGATGGCCTGCCTGTTCGCCTCCGAGACCGGCAGTCGCACCGCCATCGAGATGGCACAGCACCTGCAAGTCAGCGCAGCGACCATCTCGCACGCGGTCCGCCTGCTGGAACGGCAGGATCTGATCCGCCGCGGCCGCGATGACGGTGGCCGCCGCCACCGGTATTTCCTCGACGACAAGGCGGGCCTACGGACCGTCGCGGCCAGCGTCGCCGCCAACCAGCGGCTCGCCGCCACCGCGCTGCGCGGCGCCGAGCTCTTCGGAGCCGGGACCGCTGCCGGATCCCGGCTCACCCTGGCAGGCCGTTTCCTCGAACGCCTCGGCGACGACCTCATCCGCTCCGCTGAAAAGCACTGGCGTGACATGGTTGGTGACAGGAGCGACGAATACACACTGACGAGCCACGCGGAGTAG
- a CDS encoding IS5 family transposase: MVQRRPWEVEDGLWERIAGLLPVIERRVRYPGRKRLDDRRVLSGILFVLYTGIPWEFLPQELGYGSGSTCWRRLRDWHQAGVWQALHELLLAELRAAGLLDFSRAAVDGSHLRAMKGGAKTGPSPVDRGKTGSKHHVITEAHGIPLAATLTGGNRHDVTQLMPLVHAIPAVKGKRGRPRKRPDALFADRAYDSDTYRRELREVGIRPLIARRGTQHGSGLGIHRWVAEAAFALLHWFRRLRIRWEIREDLHEAFLILGCSIICWRRLKTSFC; the protein is encoded by the coding sequence ATGGTGCAGCGGAGGCCGTGGGAAGTCGAGGACGGGTTGTGGGAGCGGATTGCCGGGCTGCTGCCGGTGATTGAGCGCCGCGTGAGGTATCCGGGTCGCAAACGGCTCGATGACCGGCGGGTGCTGAGCGGGATCCTGTTCGTGCTGTACACCGGCATCCCTTGGGAGTTCCTGCCCCAGGAGCTGGGATACGGCTCGGGCAGCACGTGCTGGCGCAGGCTGCGCGACTGGCATCAGGCCGGGGTGTGGCAGGCTCTTCACGAACTGCTGCTGGCCGAGCTACGTGCGGCCGGGCTGCTGGACTTCTCCCGGGCCGCGGTCGACGGCTCCCATCTGCGGGCGATGAAGGGCGGCGCGAAGACCGGGCCCTCACCGGTGGATCGGGGAAAGACAGGCAGCAAGCACCACGTGATCACCGAAGCGCACGGCATCCCGCTGGCGGCCACGCTCACAGGCGGAAACCGCCACGACGTCACCCAGCTCATGCCGCTGGTCCACGCCATACCGGCCGTCAAAGGCAAGCGGGGGCGCCCCCGAAAGCGCCCCGACGCTCTGTTCGCCGACCGCGCCTACGACTCCGACACCTACCGCCGCGAACTGCGCGAGGTGGGCATCCGCCCCCTCATCGCCCGCCGCGGCACCCAGCACGGCTCCGGTCTGGGCATTCACCGATGGGTCGCCGAAGCAGCCTTCGCCCTCCTGCACTGGTTCCGGCGCCTGCGCATCCGCTGGGAGATCAGAGAAGACCTCCACGAAGCTTTCCTCATCCTCGGCTGCAGCATCATCTGCTGGCGACGCCTGAAAACCTCATTTTGCTAG
- a CDS encoding MmcQ/YjbR family DNA-binding protein translates to MTPQDVAEFAMGLPEATESEPGPGMTLFKVGGKIFAVLTEANASRPDQVTLKCDPDLSLHLREQYPAVGPSYYARLPHWNTVVLDGTVPADELADMIEHSWERVVAGLPRTTRDRLQRLHQDQP, encoded by the coding sequence ATGACCCCGCAGGATGTTGCGGAGTTCGCTATGGGGCTGCCAGAGGCGACGGAGAGCGAGCCCGGCCCCGGGATGACCCTGTTCAAGGTCGGCGGCAAGATCTTCGCCGTCCTGACCGAAGCCAACGCCTCACGCCCCGACCAGGTGACCCTCAAGTGCGACCCCGACCTTTCCCTGCACCTGCGCGAGCAGTACCCGGCCGTAGGCCCCAGCTACTACGCACGCCTGCCGCACTGGAACACCGTGGTCCTGGACGGAACCGTGCCAGCCGACGAGCTCGCCGACATGATTGAACACTCCTGGGAACGCGTCGTGGCCGGCCTGCCCCGCACCACCCGCGACCGGTTGCAAAGACTCCACCAGGACCAACCCTGA
- a CDS encoding SDR family oxidoreductase has protein sequence MTSQDNTKITGRSTGMGEGKALAGKVALIAGATRGAGRAMAVELGRAGATVYVTGRTTHGSASETGRPTETIEQTAELVTAAGGEGIAVVVDHLQPEQVRTLIERIDNEQGRLDVLVNAVWGGDGLVEHGRKMWECDMDKGLRMLRLGVETHFVTSRYALPLMIRRPGGLVVEMTDGTEEFNRRYREPFYYDLAKYAPIRMAKALAAETAEYGCTAVSLTPGFMRTEAVLEMFGVSEENWREGCKMDPTFAVSETPTYVARAVASLATDPEVARLNGRSLSAGALAQEYGFTDTDGSSPDPARYFEDFMTTGKAPDPNDYR, from the coding sequence ATGACGTCTCAGGACAACACCAAGATCACAGGCAGGAGCACGGGCATGGGCGAGGGGAAGGCGCTGGCCGGGAAGGTGGCGCTGATCGCGGGGGCGACCCGGGGTGCGGGCCGGGCCATGGCGGTCGAGCTCGGCCGGGCCGGCGCCACCGTCTACGTGACCGGCCGCACCACGCACGGCAGCGCGAGCGAGACAGGCCGCCCGACAGAGACCATCGAGCAGACCGCCGAGCTGGTCACGGCGGCCGGCGGCGAGGGCATCGCGGTCGTCGTCGACCACCTCCAGCCGGAGCAGGTGCGGACGCTGATCGAGCGCATCGACAACGAGCAGGGGCGACTGGACGTGCTCGTCAACGCCGTCTGGGGCGGCGACGGCCTCGTCGAGCACGGCAGGAAGATGTGGGAATGCGACATGGACAAGGGGCTGCGGATGCTGCGGCTCGGCGTCGAGACCCACTTCGTCACCAGCCGCTACGCCCTGCCGCTGATGATCCGTCGGCCCGGTGGTCTGGTGGTGGAGATGACCGACGGTACGGAGGAGTTCAACCGTCGCTACCGTGAGCCGTTCTACTACGACCTGGCCAAGTACGCGCCGATCAGGATGGCGAAGGCGCTGGCGGCGGAGACCGCCGAGTACGGCTGCACGGCCGTGAGCCTGACCCCCGGATTCATGCGCACCGAGGCGGTGCTGGAGATGTTCGGGGTGAGCGAGGAGAACTGGCGCGAGGGCTGCAAGATGGACCCGACCTTCGCGGTCTCCGAGACCCCCACCTACGTCGCACGGGCGGTGGCGTCGCTCGCCACAGACCCGGAAGTGGCACGCCTCAACGGCCGCTCGCTGTCCGCCGGTGCCCTCGCCCAGGAGTACGGCTTCACGGACACCGACGGCTCCTCCCCGGACCCCGCACGGTACTTCGAGGACTTCATGACCACCGGCAAGGCCCCCGACCCCAACGACTACCGCTGA
- a CDS encoding IS1380 family transposase: MKKRIGSYPRVRVEAGGAVVSRAGAVLLVDTVRKTGLDQAISAALSPWRKPRAVHDPGKVLLDVAVAVALGGDCLADVGIVRAEPGVFGPVASDPTVSRLIDTLATAGDKALAAVRSARAEVREYVWKLVGVSAPNAGGQVIVDLDGVLVLAHSEKQDAAATWKKTFGHHPLMGFVDHGAGGSGEPVAGLLRPGNAGSNTAADHITTAGLALAQLPKKYRRGRQTLIRCDSGGGTHEFVAWLTKRGRWLSYSVGMTITDAIHQAVLKVPASAWTVAVEPDGEVRDGAWVAELDGDVLKDWPKGMRLIVRKERPHPGAQLRFTDADGMRLTCFATNTNNTPIAALELRHRQRARAEDRIRAARATGLRNLPFHDSAQNRIWLKIVQIALDLLAWMPMLALTGHTRRWEPRRLRLRLFSAAAQLVTTARRRYLRFAAHWPWTHLITDATERLHALPNPG, from the coding sequence GTGAAGAAGCGTATCGGGTCCTACCCGCGTGTCCGCGTCGAGGCCGGCGGGGCAGTGGTCTCGCGGGCGGGAGCCGTGCTGCTGGTCGACACGGTCCGCAAGACCGGGCTGGACCAGGCGATATCGGCGGCGCTGTCGCCGTGGCGCAAGCCCCGTGCGGTGCACGATCCGGGTAAAGTCCTGCTGGATGTGGCAGTCGCGGTCGCACTCGGCGGAGACTGCCTTGCTGACGTGGGAATTGTGCGGGCCGAACCGGGCGTGTTCGGGCCGGTGGCATCCGATCCGACCGTCTCCCGTCTCATCGACACCCTCGCCACGGCGGGAGACAAGGCCCTGGCGGCAGTCCGCTCGGCACGCGCTGAGGTCCGTGAATACGTATGGAAGTTGGTCGGTGTCTCGGCGCCGAATGCCGGCGGACAGGTGATCGTCGATCTGGACGGGGTGCTCGTTCTTGCGCACTCCGAGAAGCAGGACGCCGCCGCGACGTGGAAGAAGACGTTCGGGCACCACCCGCTGATGGGCTTCGTCGACCACGGAGCGGGCGGCAGCGGAGAGCCGGTCGCGGGCCTGCTGCGGCCGGGCAACGCGGGCAGTAACACCGCCGCCGACCACATCACCACCGCCGGGCTCGCGCTGGCCCAGCTGCCGAAGAAGTACCGGCGCGGACGCCAGACGCTGATCCGCTGTGATTCGGGCGGTGGCACCCATGAGTTCGTGGCCTGGCTGACGAAGCGTGGCCGGTGGCTGTCGTACTCGGTCGGGATGACCATCACCGACGCCATCCACCAGGCCGTCCTCAAGGTTCCCGCGTCCGCCTGGACGGTGGCCGTCGAGCCCGACGGCGAGGTCCGCGACGGTGCCTGGGTGGCCGAGCTGGACGGCGACGTGCTCAAAGACTGGCCCAAGGGCATGCGGCTGATCGTCCGCAAAGAACGCCCCCATCCCGGCGCCCAGCTGCGCTTCACCGACGCCGACGGGATGCGGCTGACCTGCTTCGCCACCAACACCAACAACACACCGATCGCCGCACTGGAGCTACGGCACCGCCAACGTGCCCGCGCCGAGGACCGCATCCGCGCCGCCCGCGCCACCGGCCTACGCAACCTCCCCTTCCACGACAGTGCGCAGAACCGGATCTGGCTGAAGATCGTCCAGATCGCCCTCGACCTGCTCGCCTGGATGCCGATGCTCGCCCTGACCGGCCATACCCGTAGATGGGAACCCCGCCGCCTGCGCCTGCGACTCTTCTCCGCCGCGGCCCAACTCGTCACCACAGCCCGCCGCCGGTACCTAAGATTCGCGGCCCACTGGCCCTGGACCCACCTCATCACGGACGCGACCGAACGGCTCCACGCCCTCCCGAACCCTGGCTGA